In Sphingobacterium sp. R2, the genomic stretch CGAAATCAAGCAACAGCAATTTTGGATCAAATCATATTTGCGAAAACGGAGCAACTATCGGAAGACTACATCCGTACACTTTTGTTGCAGTTTATATTATATATATCCATTGGTACAGAAAAGGAGCACCTCGAAAAAGGCAACCCTTACAATCATAAAATATTCAATAGCTTTCAGCAATTAGTAGAGCAACAGTTTAAAACCACAAAACTGCCCAGTATTTATGCAGATCAGTTATTTATCACACCAAATCATCTCAATGCTATCTGTAAATCCTATATTGGACAATCTGCTGGAGAAATAATACGGAACCGTATCGTTCTTGAAGCGAAACGACTTCTGGTCAATCGAAATTTAAATATTACCGAAATTGCAGATGAACTGCAATTCAAGGACAACTCTTATTTCACTAAATTTTTTAAAAAATCCGCTGGGCTCACACCTGAAGAGTTCAGAAAACAATTATAACTATGGAAAAAGTTAAATACGAATTATCTGAATTTAAAGCTGCATGGCAAGCAAAATGTCCAAGATGCAGAATAGGCCATGTGTATCAAGGACCTGCCTACGGTCTGAAAGTGCAAAAAATGAACAGCCATTGTGAATACTGCGGTCTGCGCTATGAGCGTGAACCAGGCTATTTCTATGGTGCAATGTACGTAACCTATGCTTTCGCAATCGCTGAAATGGTTACCGCTTGTATGGCAACTTATATTTTGACCGGCAACGATTCTTCATTTATACTGTATGCCACAGTTGCTATCATGAGCGTTGTGTTAATGTCTCCGTTTAACTACCGCTATTCCCGTATCATACTGATGTATTGGTTAACCCCGGGCTTAAGGTATGACCCGAATGTCAAAAAAAAGGAAGTTGACGTTAAGGCTTCAGCTTAACTTTCATTATTGATATCTTTAACCGAATGAAGGATATAATATATTTAGACAATAATGCCACCACGCGTATTTTGGACGAAGTATGGAATGAAATGACACCCTACTTCATCCAAAACTATGCAAATGCATCAAGTGTCTATCACCAAATGGGCCGTGAAGCCAATTCTGCGGTACAGCAAGCCCGCAGCGATATTGCAGCTGCGCTTAACTGTGCTCCGAAAGAAATATTCTTCAATTCTGGCGCGACGGAGAGTATCAATACCGTCATTAAAGGTATATTCGAAAAATATCAATCGAAAGGAAAGCACATTATCACCGTCGCAACGGAACATAAAGCCGTATTAAGTTGCTGTGAGCAATTGGCTAAAAAAGGAGCACATGTTACCTATCTCCCAGTCGACATCCAGGGGATGATTGCCCTGGATGATCTGAGAAATGCGATAACCGAGCAAACAATATTGGTCTGTATTATGGCGGCCAACAACGAAACAGGTATATTGGCTCCGATAACAGATATTGCCAAAATCTGCACCGAAAAAAATGTTTTATTTTTTTGTGATGCAACACAGGCCATTGGAAAAGTCAATATTGATTTACAGCAGCTGAATATTGATGTACTCTGCTTAAGTGCCCACAAAGTTTATGGACCAAAAGGAGTCGGCGCACTCTACATTCGGAGAAAATCTAAACCCATTCAAATTAGCCCGCTCATCACAGGTGGAGGCCAGGAAAATGAATTTAGAGGCGGTACATACAACGTCCCTGCAATCGTAGGACTTGGAAAGGCAATCTCAATCATTCATCCCGCATTATATAGCACAGTAGGAAGGAACCGTGACCTTTTAGAAAAGTTGTTAAGCGATATTCCCGAAATCATCATTCATGGAGGAAATGTACCGCGTCTACCAAATACAAGTTACATCAGTTTCCGACATATCCTAGCCGGCGAAATAATGAATGCCTGCCCAAAACTGGCACTTTCCTCTGGTTCCGCTTGCGTGACTGGATCCAGAGAGCCTTCCCATGTGTTAATGGCGATGGGACAGTCTAAAGAAAATGCATTATCTGCTATTCGATTTAGCTTAAGCCTATTGACCACGGAAGAGGAGATTTTCCATTGCGCGGAAATGATCAAGGAAGCCGTCAAAAAAATACGTGATCAGTCACCTATATGGCAAATGTACAAAGATAGGCTGATCAAATAATTTATGACATTCTAAAAACTTTAATACAGCAGAAATATAGCAAGATTGTACGTATCTTTGCTTTATACAAAGGATAATACTATGATTACAGTTACTGACAAGGCAAAAACTCGTATCGAGGAAATCATGAAGGATGAGCAATATGACAGCAATTACTTTGTGCGCGTTGCTGTAGAAAGTGGGGGGTGCTCGGGTTTAAGCTATAAGCTTAACTTCGACAATGAAGAAAAAAAAGGTGATCAATTTTTTGAAGATAAAGGAGTGAGAGTCTGTTTAGATATTAAATCATTTTTATATTTAGCTGGTACAGAGCTGGATTATTCAGACGGTCTGGATGGAAAGGGATTTGAATTTCACAATCCCAATGCAAGTCGCACTTGCGCTTGCGGCGAAAGCTTCTCCGTATAACTTATACCGCTAATGCAGTCTATACAAAAGAGCCTTGAATTTACTTCAAGGCTCTTTTGGTAAGCAACCCAACACTTTTTGGCTATTCAAAAGATTATTAGTTTTGTAATTAAATATTAAGCTATCTCCTTTTTGTTAGATTTTTTTTATTTTTTCAAGTTTTTAATAGATAAATATTAAAAAAGACAATTAAACACATTAACCAATGATATTTTCATACTTTTGTAGGAAAT encodes the following:
- a CDS encoding cysteine desulfurase family protein, producing the protein MKDIIYLDNNATTRILDEVWNEMTPYFIQNYANASSVYHQMGREANSAVQQARSDIAAALNCAPKEIFFNSGATESINTVIKGIFEKYQSKGKHIITVATEHKAVLSCCEQLAKKGAHVTYLPVDIQGMIALDDLRNAITEQTILVCIMAANNETGILAPITDIAKICTEKNVLFFCDATQAIGKVNIDLQQLNIDVLCLSAHKVYGPKGVGALYIRRKSKPIQISPLITGGGQENEFRGGTYNVPAIVGLGKAISIIHPALYSTVGRNRDLLEKLLSDIPEIIIHGGNVPRLPNTSYISFRHILAGEIMNACPKLALSSGSACVTGSREPSHVLMAMGQSKENALSAIRFSLSLLTTEEEIFHCAEMIKEAVKKIRDQSPIWQMYKDRLIK
- a CDS encoding DUF983 domain-containing protein, translated to MEKVKYELSEFKAAWQAKCPRCRIGHVYQGPAYGLKVQKMNSHCEYCGLRYEREPGYFYGAMYVTYAFAIAEMVTACMATYILTGNDSSFILYATVAIMSVVLMSPFNYRYSRIILMYWLTPGLRYDPNVKKKEVDVKASA
- a CDS encoding iron-sulfur cluster assembly accessory protein, coding for MITVTDKAKTRIEEIMKDEQYDSNYFVRVAVESGGCSGLSYKLNFDNEEKKGDQFFEDKGVRVCLDIKSFLYLAGTELDYSDGLDGKGFEFHNPNASRTCACGESFSV
- a CDS encoding helix-turn-helix transcriptional regulator — protein: MITKNAIPILDSCSIDLNNNTTLHIDDLKAYIIKHQDMVFPHKHNFFHFVLFTQGSGEHIIDFNQYKIEPYQIYFMVPGQVHTWNFVGDEAGYVVNFSIDYFQSFLLRTDYLERFSFLQGKIEHLIFILTEQYRNQATAILDQIIFAKTEQLSEDYIRTLLLQFILYISIGTEKEHLEKGNPYNHKIFNSFQQLVEQQFKTTKLPSIYADQLFITPNHLNAICKSYIGQSAGEIIRNRIVLEAKRLLVNRNLNITEIADELQFKDNSYFTKFFKKSAGLTPEEFRKQL